The window TCAATTTCAATTCCACATCATGAAATGTTGCATCTAGTTTCTTATTGCCATTGGGAGTGCTGGCCCAAACATCATATTTAATGGACTTATGGACATCGTCTTCACTGTAAGACTTGATGACATAAAACTTTGCTTTTTCATAATCAGTCTGAAAATCTGGCAAGTTATATTTATCTCTACGGACACTAATTCCTAGTTCTTCCTCCTCAATTGGTGAGTCTAACAGAGAAATCTTGTTGTGGGACCTTGGACCACGTGTCAACTCAGCTGAGGATTCAAAATCTTCATTCCTGTTATATTTTTCCCTCAACTTGAAACTATCATTTCCATTCACAATTCTTCCATTAGATTTGTAGTATGTTTGACCAGTAGGAGGAAACAAACCATATTTCTGGTTGGTAAATGATGAGAATCTTCCAGCTGGTGGGTATCCCTTCAAAACACCCGCTGAGAAATCATTACCCAGATGAGGAATCTGTGGATTTAAATTTATACCAACAATTTAGATGGTTCTGGTTATATATCAGCAAATAAATTTGGAAGTTACTGAACCAAAGTTGCAGAAATTCTGTTCCGAACCTTGTTTAGTGACTTGCTAGGTTGTGTAGGGAGAGGCTTGGAAAACTTGGTTGGGCCATTGGCTTTAGTCGATATAAAACCATTTGACCTAGATAAAGCAGTTGATGCATGTCCAGCCTTTACATTTCCAAAACCAGCATTTGCTGCAGTCGAGACGTTTCCACCAAATGTTGTGTCCCAGGAATAACAAGGCGCAGCTTCTGATCCATATGAAACAGGTGGTTGCATATATCCTGAGGAAGGATAATACTGTTGTTGGCCAACACCTTGCCCGTCCGCTCCCATCAGAGTTCCTGGGGCATATGGGTTATAGCTGGGAAGGTAATACACCATTGAACCATTGTCTGACTGCGCACCATGGAACAGtaattaagaaaaagaagaaattgcaTGCTCAATTAGAAATGATCACATTCATGAATAAATTAAGCATACTAGACCCAATTGAAACAGCTAAAAGATGAGCATACCGTATGTGAACCATTAGCATGCAGATAACCGTGATCATCCATCTGCGTAAACGATCCAGTATATCCTGCACCCCAAAAAACCCAGAATTTGAGTACTAAAATGAATCTAAGTCACAGAAATAACATGTACTTTGACTAAAGCACAGTTTAGACAAACCAAACTACATTAAGCACTCTTCTAGAAGTGTATTCACGTCTTTTATTCCACATTTGACACAGGGTTTCATGTTTTTGACGAAAAATACAGCTTTAGTATCTCAACAACATAATCCTTATTGCACTTTTCATGATGGATTTCATGTTTGAACTGTATACTCATGCTAATTGCCTAGTTGCAATCCTTACAAATAGATAGATggattgcataacacataaacCTTTAGTAACAGCAGCAAAGTTTTcattgaaaaaacaaattttattgCTCAAAGGGAATCACCActcaaaaataatcaaaatacaaTAAGACTAAACGTGCAAAAGATGATAATAAAGATCTTACGTTGCTTAGGTGCATAAAGAAGAACTTCTTTCTTCCCAAGTAAATTAACAGCTTTAGTAGAACTCTATTACATAAATAAACTATGGAAAGTCAGACCAAACACAAAGTACCATTTTGACATC of the Pyrus communis chromosome 1, drPyrComm1.1, whole genome shotgun sequence genome contains:
- the LOC137743835 gene encoding YTH domain-containing protein ECT3-like isoform X1, with the translated sequence MAGEKKIEKVEPVSTVLKADPVTGLSEQEVVSGKDGIPSDSKLMSPLLDATSSIKGETDQVSVGEHGAYYPPTSCYNYYYPGYTGSFTQMDDHGYLHANGSHTSDNGSMVYYLPSYNPYAPGTLMGADGQGVGQQQYYPSSGYMQPPVSYGSEAAPCYSWDTTFGGNVSTAANAGFGNVKAGHASTALSRSNGFISTKANGPTKFSKPLPTQPSKSLNKIPHLGNDFSAGVLKGYPPAGRFSSFTNQKYGLFPPTGQTYYKSNGRIVNGNDSFKLREKYNRNEDFESSAELTRGPRSHNKISLLDSPIEEEELGISVRRDKYNLPDFQTDYEKAKFYVIKSYSEDDVHKSIKYDVWASTPNGNKKLDATFHDVELKLRQTSTQCPIFLFFSVNGSGQFVGVAEMIGQVDFNKDMDFWQVDKWSGFFPVKWHVIKDIPNSKLRHIILENNDNRPVTFTRDTQEIGLKQGLEMLNIFKSYTAKTSLLDDFTFYENREKSLQAKRSNKPATLKMENYDNGDITKHMNGGGRNIDVESGGMRMGSLISLTKNLSLDTCP
- the LOC137743835 gene encoding YTH domain-containing protein ECT1-like isoform X2; its protein translation is MAGEKKIEKVEPVSTVLKADPVTGLSEQEVVSGKDGIPSDSKLMSPLLDATSSIKGYTGSFTQMDDHGYLHANGSHTSDNGSMVYYLPSYNPYAPGTLMGADGQGVGQQQYYPSSGYMQPPVSYGSEAAPCYSWDTTFGGNVSTAANAGFGNVKAGHASTALSRSNGFISTKANGPTKFSKPLPTQPSKSLNKIPHLGNDFSAGVLKGYPPAGRFSSFTNQKYGLFPPTGQTYYKSNGRIVNGNDSFKLREKYNRNEDFESSAELTRGPRSHNKISLLDSPIEEEELGISVRRDKYNLPDFQTDYEKAKFYVIKSYSEDDVHKSIKYDVWASTPNGNKKLDATFHDVELKLRQTSTQCPIFLFFSVNGSGQFVGVAEMIGQVDFNKDMDFWQVDKWSGFFPVKWHVIKDIPNSKLRHIILENNDNRPVTFTRDTQEIGLKQGLEMLNIFKSYTAKTSLLDDFTFYENREKSLQAKRSNKPATLKMENYDNGDITKHMNGGGRNIDVESGGMRMGSLISLTKNLSLDTCP
- the LOC137743835 gene encoding YTH domain-containing protein ECT1-like isoform X3; translation: MSPLLDATSSIKGETDQVSVGEHGAYYPPTSCYNYYYPGYTGSFTQMDDHGYLHANGSHTSDNGSMVYYLPSYNPYAPGTLMGADGQGVGQQQYYPSSGYMQPPVSYGSEAAPCYSWDTTFGGNVSTAANAGFGNVKAGHASTALSRSNGFISTKANGPTKFSKPLPTQPSKSLNKIPHLGNDFSAGVLKGYPPAGRFSSFTNQKYGLFPPTGQTYYKSNGRIVNGNDSFKLREKYNRNEDFESSAELTRGPRSHNKISLLDSPIEEEELGISVRRDKYNLPDFQTDYEKAKFYVIKSYSEDDVHKSIKYDVWASTPNGNKKLDATFHDVELKLRQTSTQCPIFLFFSVNGSGQFVGVAEMIGQVDFNKDMDFWQVDKWSGFFPVKWHVIKDIPNSKLRHIILENNDNRPVTFTRDTQEIGLKQGLEMLNIFKSYTAKTSLLDDFTFYENREKSLQAKRSNKPATLKMENYDNGDITKHMNGGGRNIDVESGGMRMGSLISLTKNLSLDTCP